In a single window of the Cucumis melo cultivar AY chromosome 11, USDA_Cmelo_AY_1.0, whole genome shotgun sequence genome:
- the LOC103496315 gene encoding probable WRKY transcription factor 12, whose translation MSNEGHDHEKEEDDPYYPQFDPFTHNFHHQKPFEVPPPLTNPYSEAFDIAPYNVGFYSDFSHASSHYDYHNIFSTPFEMSCTSSEVISSVDDALKKSSSLGRDLSSVVTGEHPLTPNCSSTTCSSDEVVAGGGDSSKSGEVKGFDDKKGENSKKVDEGKKKEKREKGPRFAFLTKTEIDNLEDGYRWRKYGQKAVKNSPFPRSYYKCTSQNCSVKKRVERSSEDPGFVITTYEGKHNHYCPITLRGHNPTGVLPPSVTPPLFPPSPNFFSTESFCENLHQQYQYGLFQDFINNPSFNNSNQHPSN comes from the exons ATGTCAAATGAAGGTCATGATCATGAGAAGGAAGAGGATGATCCTTATTACCCACAATTTGATCCTTTCACTCACAACTTTCATCATCAAAAACCCTTTGAAGTTCCTCCTCCTTTGACAAACCCTTATTCTGAAGCTTTTGATATTGCTCCTTATAATGTGGGGTTTTATTCTGATTTCTCACATGCCTCATCTCACTATGACTACCACAACATCTTCTCTACTCCCTTTGAGATGTCGTGCACGTCGTCGGAAGTTATTTCTTCTGTCGACGATGCTTTGAAGAAGTCGTCAAGTCTGGGTCGAGATCTGTCATCGGTGGTGACTGGTGAGCACCCATTGACACCGAATTGTTCCTCTACCACGTGCTCCTCCGATGAGGTTGTCGCGGGTGGTGGTGATTCTTCCAAGAGCGGAGAGGTGAAAGGGTTTGATGATAAAAAGGGAGAAAATAGCAAGAAAGT GGATGAAGGAaaaaagaaggagaaaagagaaaaagggccCCGATTCGCCTTCTTGACCAAGACCGAAATCGATAATCTTGAAGATGGATATAGGTGGAGAAAATATGGTCAAAAAGCAGTCAAAAACAGCCCTTTTCCAAG AAGTTATTATAAATGCACAAGTCAAAATTGCAGTGTGAAAAAAAGAGTAGAAAGATCATCGGAAGATCCGGGTTTTGTTATAACAACATACGAAGGCAAACACAACCATTATTGTCCAATTACACTTCGTGGCCACAATCCCACCGGAGTCTTGCCGCCCTCCGTCACTCCGCCCTTGTTTCCCCCGTCGCCCAACTTCTTCTCCACCGAGTCCTTCTGTGAAAATCTGCACCAACAATATCAGTATGGCCTCTTCCAAGATTTTATCAATAATCCATCATTTAATAATTCAAACCAACACCcatcaaattaa
- the LOC103496314 gene encoding probable receptor-like protein kinase At2g42960 yields the protein MASGSSLNDHLSKKTSFWGLSLWVLICICIGAFIVLILGLLSMWILFRKKSKRSMDKFTISQIPFSKDIRIDQVGIQTPNDHPEHRLLSVDVKRNDENSEVRAVTKSSEPDNNSQCSSTYQHEKAGNSQSGEEGSSGNARKQASRSYGGLGGIVPPSPLVGLPEISHLGWGHWFTLRDLELATNRFSTENILGEGGYGVVYKGRLINGTEVAVKKLLNNLGQAEKEFRVEVEAIGHVRHKNLVRLLGYCIEGVHRMLVYEYVNNGNLEQWLHGAMCQHGTLTWEARMKVLLGTAKALAYLHEAIEPKVVHRDIKSSNILIDDEFNAKVSDFGLAKLLGSGESHITTRVMGTFGYVAPEYANTGLLNEKSDIYSFGVLLLEAITGRDPVDYARPSNEVNLVEWLKMMVATRRAEEVVDMNLEIKPTTRALKRALLVALRCIDPESIKRPKMSQVVRMLEADEFPLHEDRRSRKSRSISLEIESMKEIPGSEQTGGPSESHKSETSHE from the exons ATGGCGTCTGGGAGTTCATTGAATGATCATTTATCCAAGAAGACTTCATTTTGGGGATTGTCATTATGGGTTTTGATCTGCATTTGCATTGGTGCATTTATAGTTTTGATTCTTGGTTTGTTATCTATGTGGATCCTGTTTagaaaaaaatctaaaagatctaTGGACAAATTCACTATTTCCCAAATACCTTTTTCAAAAGATATCAGGATAGATCAGGTTGGGATTCAAACTCCCAATGACCACCCTGAACATAGACTTCTTTCAGTTGATGTcaaaagaaatgatgaaaattCAGAAGTTAGGGCTGTGACAAAATCAAGTGAACCTGATAACAATAGCCAATGCAGCTCCACTTACCAACATGAAAAAGCTGGCAATTCACAATCCGGGGAAGAAGGAAGCTCTGGAAATGCTCGGAAGCAGGCTTCAAGGTCGTATGGAGGACTTGGAGGAATTGTGCCACCGTCTCCTCTTGTTGGCTTGCCAGAAATTTCACATCTTGGGTGGGGCCACTGGTTCACTCTCAGGGATCTAGAGCTTGCAACTAATCGTTTTTCCACCGAAAATATTCTTGGGGAGGGAGGATATGGGGTTGTTTATAAGGGCAGACTCATTAATGGCACTGAAGTTGCGGTGAAAAAACTTCTCAATAATCT GGGTCAGGCAGAGAAAGAATTTAGAGTTGAAGTGGAAGCTATTGGCCACGTTCGGCATAAGAATCTTGTCCGACTGCTGGGCTATTGCATAGAAGGAGTTCATAG GATGCTAGTATATGAATATGTGAACAATGGAAATCTAGAACAGTGGCTACATGGAGCCATGTGCCAACACGGCACACTTACGTGGGAGGCTCGCATGAAGGTTCTTCTTGGCACTGCTAAAGC GCTTGCGTATTTACATGAAGCAATCGAGCCAAAAGTTGTTCACAGAGACATAAAATCAAGCAACATTTTGATTGATGATGAGTTCAATGCCAAAGTTTCTGATTTTGGATTGGCCAAACTCTTGGGCTCAGGAGAGAGTCACATCACAACTAGAGTTATGGGAACATTTGG GTACGTGGCACCAGAATATGCAAATACAGGCTTGTTGAATGAAAAGAGTGACATCTATAGCTTCGGTGTTCTCTTGCTAGAAGCAATTACTGGGAGGGATCCCGTGGATTATGCACGTCCTTCTAAtgag GTTAATCTGGTTGAGTGGCTAAAGATGATGGTAGCAACAAGGAGAGCAGAGGAAGTTGTGGACATGAACCTTGAGATCAAGCCAACTACTCGTGCTTTGAAACGTGCTCTTCTTGTTGCTCTTAGGTGTATTGATCCTGAATCAATCAAGAGACCCAAAATGAGTCAAGTTGTAAGAATGCTTGAAGCCGATGAATTTCCACTCCACGAG GATAGGAGGAGCCGAAAAAGCCGATCAATTAGCTTGGAGATCGAGTCAATGAAAGAAATACCAGGTTCAGAGCAGACGGGTGGGCCGTCTGAGAGCCATAAATCAGAGACAAGCCATGAATAG